In Alnus glutinosa chromosome 7, dhAlnGlut1.1, whole genome shotgun sequence, the sequence AGGGTGGGCAACAAGGGGCGGAGGAAAACTTCTAcaggagaaaaataataattttgggggctgagggggggcatttgacccccctcgaccccccctccctccgcccctgcTTCAGAAGCTCAGCAGCTTCACTTTGTCTTGTTTCCATTGATGGCCCAAGGCCACATGATTCCAATGATGGACATTGCCAAATTGCTGGCGCAGCGTGGTGTGGTTGTCACCGTAGTCACCACAACACATAATGCTGCCCGTTTCGAACCAAGCATTGCTCGTGCAATTCAGTCTGGTCTCCAAATCCAAGTTATCCCACTTCACCTTCCATGTGAAGAAGCAGGAATACCAGAAGGGTGCGACAATCTCGACAAGCTTCCTTCACTACAATTGGCCATGAATTTCTTCACTTCAACTACCATGCTACAAAAGCCAGTGGAGAAGTTGTTTGAGGAGATGGCACCGCGACCAAGCTGCATAATCTCCGACATGTGCTTGCCGTGGACAGCTGATGTTGCTCGCAAGTTTCACATCCCAAGATTTTCATTCCTCGGAATAGGCTGCTTTTGTCTCTTGTGCTGGCACAATTTACGTGTTCACAAACCTCACGAGACCATATCCTCGGAGTCTGAATACTTTGTCCTGCCCGGCTTGCCTGATCATATTGAATTCACCAAATCTCAACTAGCTTTATCCGCCGATCCAGAAATAGAAAATTTTTGCAAGCTAACGGTAGAAGCTGACTTAGCCTCATACGGGGTTCTGGTTAATACTTTCCAGGAGTTGGAGCCAGAGTATGTCAAAGAATACAGGAAGACGAGAGAAGATAAAGTCTGGTGTATTGGCCCTGTTTCGCTTTGTAACGTGGACAATTTAGATAAGGCTGAGAGAGGTAACAAAGCCTCCATTGAAGAATACGAATGCTCGAAGTGGCTTGATGCTGGGGAACCCTGCTCTGTTCTCTATGCCTGCCTTGGAAGCCTGTGTAATCTTATAACTTCACAGTTGATAGAGCTGGGATTGGGCTTAGAAGCCTCAAAGAAACCATTCATTTGGGTCATACGGGGATCAGCAAAAAGCTCACAAGAATTGGAGAAGTGGATTTCAGAAGACAGATTTGAAGAAAGGATCAAAGGGAGAGGCCTTTTGATTCGGGGTTGGGCTCCACAATTACTCATATTATCTCATCCTTCGGTTGGAGGGTTCTTAACGCATTGCGGTTGGAATTCAACCATAGAAGCAATATGTGCCGGGGTGCCGATGCTAACATGGCCGCTCTTTGGAGACCAGTTTTTGAATGAGAAATTAGTAGTACAGGTGCGAAAAATTGGTGTGAGGGTTGGGGTGGAGGATACTGTAAAGTGGGGTGAAGAGGAGAAGACTGGGGTGTTGGTGGAGAAGGAAAATGTTAAGGCGGCCATAGACATGCTAATGGATGAAGgagaggaaagagaagagaggaggaaAAGAGCAAGAGAGCTTGGGGAGATGGCAAAGAGTGCAGTTGAAGATGGGGGATCTTCTCACAAAGACATGACACTGCTGATTCAAGAAATTATGCGACAAGCAAGTTGTGAAGAATCAACCCTAACAGACGTATATTAGAGATAGAGAGTTGTTTCTCTTCATTTCATATCAAAGTTGGCTTCGTTCAGTGTTAGAATATGGAAACTTTCCATATTTAGGTTTGATTTGATTTCCATATAAAGTATGTACCATTTAGGTTTGATTGTAATAAAATCTTAGAGATTTGAGTATTATTCTTGTATTCATGATTTGATTTCCACCATAATTTCCCTATTTAATCGATCGGGgttatttgtattgtaataattATTGTAGCCTTCGTAGCAATTTTTAAGAGTGGACGTATTAAAGTTTGTTAACGAAATTTCTGGAGCTGATGATTTGGAATTCCGGGTCGACACGGTGTATCGCGGCTTACAAGGTCGGTGAGAATCAAGTAAGGGTTCTTCAAGTTTTCTGCAAAACAAAAGGGGTCGTCGGGGTGTTCCAGCaacgcctcctccgacgatcaagtttGAATTGGTGAAGAAGTCTAGTCGGAAAGAAAAAGTGCATATATctttagaagaagaagataccGCCTTTTTATATCAGAAAAACCTTTTATATGCCTACCCCTCTTAAATATCCTTCACGTCAACATTTATTACCTGAAGAtgcctttcttttccttaattaatttgagccCGTGAACCCAGGCGTTTATGCCGGCTCATCCCTACTTTCTCTGATCGGCGGCGAATGATCATcgattaataagacaaaaatattaattagagaGAAGTCTCCCACTTCATTCAAATAGCTCTGCTCGTAGCTGTAGACTCCAGCTCATCTCTCTACCATTTCGAGTTACGGCGGGAAATTCCTTAACAAAGTTGATCGCTACATCATGTTGGTACTTATCCTAGATATGATAGAAGCTTTAAAAAGCAAACCTTAGGCATATATTTATAGGCACTCTGATCCACTTCACATTGTATCATCAATGATTTAGTGTCATTATTCATATCCATGCGATTTAGTGAAAGGAAAAGAGAATAGGGAGAGAATAATAATACAAAGAGAATTCTCTCGGCTCGACACTGCGTTTACGACTCTACATTCAAAGGAGTGAGTGACTAATTTCACcatgtcaaaaaaatatatatatatatatactatccCCAGTTAAACCCCAACATGTTAAGTTGAAATTCTCCTCTTGTTTCGCATAATTACAATCTAAATCACCATGTCTAACAATATCATGACATAAACTTGAGTAATATATGGTTGAAATTACTCTTGTATCCCTCCTATTGGatatgtaattaattattattaaattttgattaaaacgtACCTCATATTTtgagaacacaaaaaaaaaaaaaaaaaaacttctaaaattactccaTAAActttgttaattgattttttgtaaattcattaaaagcataGAGATGGAGCTCTTGGTCCACACTGAACAGCATCTTTTGATAGGccattggataaaaaaaaaaaaaaaaaaaagagggagcaAGTACGAAATCCAGCATTTATAAAAGACACAAATGAAGGTCACGTACGTGACCTTCTACTTAAGGTCACATTACCAGAAtgcttaaaatataaatttaattatagtaTTGATGGATTGATTAGGCGTGCTCTCACATACCAAGAACaggcatatatataaaagaaaccCTAGATTCATTAAGTCAAAATTTGTCACgtgaaatgatttttgtttaacttAATAGAAAATGCTGACAATCGGATAAGCTTTTAAGGGGTTACTATATAAAATTTGGAGAGGTGTAGGGAGagtaaatgtaatttttctcaaaaaatatctttttttttttttttttttctaattacaaaaataatcttttaaGTCAGACACTACAAACCCaaattcttaaataaataattaattgatcaGCCCAATTaagataataattaattacaacTAGAAAATTATAATGGTCTAATGTGTTTACCTACTTAAACATATCCAATAATTACCCAAATTAAAGTCAAAATTgcctaaaaaaattatcattgtaTACGTCCAGCGTCACGCTTTTGGCTTTTGGCTTTTACTTACGTAAATTTTGTTATGTTTTGCTCGTGTTTTTAGGAGCATTTTTGTTATTATAAATCCATTAGAAATCGTTATTGATTATAAGTCCTTATTAATTTGTAGgaattcttatttatttaaggattaagaatctttattttttattttttttaggattaaCTTCTAGTGACCTTAGGATATTTTAGATTTGTAACCCATATAAAGTCATGATTTGGTATTCATTTTCATAATGTTCATCGAATAAAATTTTCGTAAAAgagttattcttttttttttttttttagtggattGTAATGATTTCCTAGCGGATTCCACTGCCCTATAAAGATGTCATGTATGACTTTGGTTACCCTACAAAGATGTCTTTATTGTCCTATAAAGAGATCATGTTACCCCTACATCTTCCATTGCATCAAATACTTCCCACCAAACAAAGGTTATCTAAACTCTTGCATCACCAGCAAAGTATACTGAGAGAAGAATAAGAAGCTTATCTCTGTAGAACCAGTCTCTTTGTGAAAATGTCAAACACAGACGCCATGGCTTCTGATCATCAAACCCACCAGCTTCACTTCATCTTGTTTCCTTTAATGGCCCAAGGCCACCTGATTCCCATGATAGACATGGCCAAAATGCTGGCACAACGAGGTGTGACTGTCACCGTAGTCATCATATCACATAACGCAGCCCTTTTGGAAAAGAGCATGGCTCTTTCAGTTGAATCTGGGCTCCATATTCGAGTTATCCTACTTCAGCTCCCGTGTCAAGAAGCAGGAATACCAGAAGATTGTGATACTATCGACAAGCTTCTTTCAAATGGTCTGTCCGCGACTTTCTTCACTTCAACTAGCATGCTGAAACAGAGAGTGGAGAAGTTGTTTGAGGAGCTGGCACCGCAGCCAAGCTGTATACTGTCCGACTTGTGCTTGCCGTGGACAGCTGATATTGCTTGCAAATTTCATATCCcaagattttctttccttacaGTGAGTTGCTTCTGTCTCTTGTGCTTGCACAGTTTACGCATTCACAGCAAGGTTCTCGACAGGACATCCTCCGAGTCAGAGTACTTTGTCTTGCCTGGCTTGCCTGACCATCTCCAGTTCACTAAATCACAGCTAGCTTTTTCCAACGACCCAGATCCAGCAATGAAAAAATTTAACGAGCAAATGGTAGCAGCTGAACTAGCCTCATATGGGGCTATTGTAAATACTTTCCGAGAGTTGGAGCCTGCATATATTAAAGAGTATAGCAGGACAAGAAAAGGCAAAGTTTTGTGTGTTGGTCCTGTTTCACTTTGCAACAAGAACAAATTATGGAAGGCTGAGAGAGGTAACAAAGCCTCCATTGAAGCATATGAATGCTTGAAGTGGCTTGATTCTCAGAAAACCTGCTCTGTTGTCTATGCCTGCTTTGGAAGCCTATGTAATCTAACACCTTCCCAGTTGACAGAGCTCGGATTGGGCTTGGAAGAGTCAAACAAACCATTCATTTGGGTCATTAGGGAAGCAAAAAACTCAGAAGAACTGGAAAAGTGGATTTTAGAAGATGGATTTGAAGAAAGAGTCAAAGGGAGAGGCCTTTTGATTCGGGGTTGGGCTCCACAATTACTGATATTATCGCATCCTTCAGTTGGGGGGTTCTTTACACATTGCGGTTGGAATTCAACCATAGAAGCAATATCTACTGGGGTGCCAATGCTTACATGGCCGCTATTTGGAGACCAGTTTATCAATGAGAAACTTGTAGTGCAGGTACTAAAACTTGGCGTGACAATTGGGGTGGAGGATCCTGAAAAGTGGGGTGAGGAGGAGAAGACGGGGGTGTTGGTGGAGAAGGAAAATGTTAAGGAAGCCATATGCATGCTTATGGATGAAGGAGAGGAAGGAGAACAGAGGAGGAAAAGAGCAAGAGAGCTCGGGGAGAAGGCAAAGAGAGCTGTTGAAGATGGGGGATCATCTCACCAAGACATGACACTACTTATTCAAGATATCATGCTGCAAGCAGGTTGTGAAGAATCAGCTTAACACAAGCATATGAGAGCGTTTTTTCCCCCCTTCCACTACATAAAAACGTGCGTTTTGTTGAATGTTAATTTGGTCTTGGTTGAGTTttgaaatgtgtttttttttttttggaaaaaaacaaattgattttGGTTTCATCGCTAATTCTATGGTTGAATAATGTTACATCATTGTCGACGTCGTACTTAacccgtatatatatatatatataattcatcgCTACTGCTGCAACCACAACTCGAAGACAGACAAAGTAAAAGAGACAAAAGGTCACATGGCCAGAATGCGTCAAACATAGTTTAATGGCATTGAGGCATCAACATGCTCAAACATTACAATCAATCCAACGAAGCACACACATTAACATGTCTTTTATTAGACAATCCAATACACCAAGAAAGAGGCACAAGAGAGATCCTCATCCCTGTATTGATCTAAATTTGAATCTTATCTATGTTTCACTTTCCACTCTCGGCAACAACCCCACATAGGAATGGCCAGCAGCTTCACTTCGTGATGATACCGTTGATCTCCCCAGGACACCTTATTCCCATGACTGACATGGCCAGGCTATTTGCCGAACGTGGTGCTGTCATCACAATAGTCACAACTCCCCTTAATGCCATCCGGCTCAGACCAGCCATCAGCCGTGCCAATGAATCTGGGCGCTGTATCCGGCTTCTCCAGCTCCAGTTTCCACTCCATGAGGCCGGCTTGCCAGAAGGGTGTGAAAATATGGATGCAATCCCCTCACGCAGTTTATTTAGGAACTTCTATGCTGCTGCTAGTAAGTTGCAGCAACCACTAGAACAATTGCTTGAAGAGATGGAACCCCGCCCGAGCTGCTTAATAGCCGATAACAACCTTGCTTGGACAGCTGATGTTGCTGACAAGTTCCATATACCAAGACTTTTGTTTGATGGGACAAGTTGTTTCAATCTTTTGTGCTGTCATAATCTGCAAGCATCCACGTTCCTCGAGAGTGTCTCTGGTTCAGATCAGCCCTTTACAGTGCCTGGTTTACCTGATCAAATTGAATTAACTAAAGCACAACTACCATCGGGCTTTAATCCGAGCATGCATGATTTTAGAGATCTTCAAGCAAAGATAAGAGCTTCTGGGGAAAGAGCTTATGGCGTGGTGGTCAATAGTTTTGAGGAGTTGGAATCAGAATATGTTAAAGCGTATCGCAACGCAAAAGGAGATAAATCAGTTTGGTGTATTGGCGCAGTGTCACTGTCCAACAAGGCAGACTTGGACAAGGCGCAGAGAGGTAACAGCTCCTCAATCGATGAAAACCAGTGCCTGAAGTGGCTTGATTCATTGCCTCAGAGCTCTGTTGTTTATGCTTGTCTCGGAAGCCTTAGCCGCCTTCCGCCTTCACAACTAATAGAGCTTGGTTTAGGCTTAGAAGCGTCCAACAGTCCATTTATCTGGGTGCTTAGAGGAGATGAAAATGGTGGAGAGATGGAGAAGTGGATCTTAGAGGAAGGATTTGAAGAGAAGACGAAAGGGAGAGGCCTTTTGATCCGGGGTTGGGCTCCGCAAGTACTGATCTTGTCACTCCCTGCAATTGGAGGGTTTTTGACACATTGCGGTTGGAATTCGACGCTGGAAGGGGTTTGTGCTGGCGTGCCAATGGTAACATGGCCTATTTTTGCTGAACAATTTTTTAATGAGAAGTTGGTTGTACAAGTTTTGAAGATTGGGGAGAGAGTGGGAAATGAGATAGCTGTTCCGTTAGGGGAGGAAGGGAGGTATGGAGTCTTGGTGAATAAGGAGCAGGTTAGGGAGGCTATCGGAAAGATAATGACTGAAGGGAAAGAAAGGGAAGACAGAAGAGAGAGATCAAGCAAGCTTGCAGAGATGGCAAAGAAGGCAACAGAAGAAGGGGGATCTTCTTACCTTGATATTACATTGTTAATGGAAGATATTAGGAAACTAGCCATAGGCCATCAAGCTTAAAGTCATTAGCCATTTGTGGATGCATTATCTCTACTATAATAGCATTCTCAATTGGGAAATGATCTGCACACTACTCTTCCACAACATTTTCACAACACGCCTACGTggcattaatattttattgttttttttctcttttcgttCACGCTGCTAGAAATGAGTCACCCACACTGAAAtctctcaaatttcaaatttcgcaccaagacctctctctctctctgaaatctcTCTGCCCGTACAGATCTGAAATCTCTCTGCCCGTGGAGCGTCGTCCGTCGTCCGGCGCTTGCTTCCGTCGTCCGGCGCTTGCTTCCGTCGTCCGGTACTTCCAACGCTGCCCAGTCCGTCGTCCGTCGCCCGTCGTCCAGCGCCCGTCGTCCAGCGCCCGTCGTCGTACAGATCTGCTCTCCAGTCAGTAACGTCGCCGGCTTCTCTCTTGGCGGTAGGCGTCCTCCGTCGTCCCCACTCCGGTAGATTTGGCGGCCGGATCTGTCTCCGGCGACGCCCATAAAaaaggatctctctctctttggccgGATCTGTTGCTACAAATAAAAGGGGTGAATTTCCTCTCTCGCCGGCCACCAAGACCCACCGACCGCCACCCATCGGAGCAaccccctccctctctctcgccgTGTTCCTGTTGTAAGTTTTCTGCTTCTCTCTTTTCATGATTTTCGCCACCCATCAGAGCACCATCTATAGCTGTTTGGTGCTAAAGTTTAGGcttttgttggattttttaaGTGTTGGGGAATGTCCTCTTCCTTTCAAAAATTAGCAAAACCCAATGAAACCCATAAGAAAAACTCAATTCTGTAACACAAAAATATCATAACTTTTTAATGGGTGTCAACGAGAATAGAGAAGAGTGGGATTTACAATAATTTGGTACCTTAGAGGCTTTTGTTTAAGTCATGGTTTTGCAAATTGAattgttttggtgagtgaatctCACGGTTTTGAAGAATCTTGTTGAAACTATCGACTTTTGCATGTACAAAAGCAGAttcttttggtttaaaatccattttttttttttcggttggATCTGCTATAAGGCAGATTTAGTTTAGAGCTTTGAATCAACTAATGTAGAAAGTTTGTTTAGATTGGTTGAAtggaagtttttgttttcttcacagcaagttttgacaattgtttcttttttattcatctaaaaaaacatAATGGTCTTCTTGTTTTTGCTTAAATGggtcaattttttatattgggTTTATCTTAGTTCCTGAAAGCTATTTGTGAGAATTGTATATGTAGTTGCTCATTGTAATCTTGTGTGTGGATGATGAGGTTCGAGAATGGATTTGgggtttctctctttttcttttatgttttcctcctttttttcgTTTGCATTGATGATGCGTCCTGCAAAAGCTTATTTTGGTCTCTGTCTGTATTTTCAGGTATTCATGAAGTAAGTTGACACAACCTGAGTGCAGGGTACTGTTaatgttagatttttttatcaaaacattgttGCTGTTGTGGGAATATGAAttgctaagtttttttttttttcaattacaacATGATGGTGTAGTGTAATTTATTTGTTCTTACTTTTTCCCGGTGCCAATTTCATTCTCAAGTTTGGAATAATGTATATGGCTTTGACATGAGTTGCATCAAGAAGCAAGCCTTGATGGAGCCCCTTGTCGACACAGTTGATCAGAATCAAATTTTTACGATCTGCGAGCTACTTAAGGTGGGAATTACAGGGGCATGCTGACACAAACATATGAAATAATATTAGATATTGTTTGATGGTAGATTTAGTTTGCTTTTCGTTTTTGCTTTCTGATTGATCCTTATGATGGTGGTTACTTTGCTTTTTGGCTAATGTAAGTTCATTTGCTTCCCTTCATTCAGGTAATGGATATCTCCAAGATGGCTCCTGGGGATGCTTCCTTCACTGCTCCTTTCCAACTTGTGGTAGAACGTGATGATTACATCCATGCTCTTTTGCAAGTGTCATAAGTTGACAGGCTTCTCCACATTTTATTGTTTGGATTAAGTTTTGTTGTGGTACATGTAATGATTCAAACTGTATATGGTTTAAAGGAAAAagcatttctttatttaatatatttcattCTTGGCGATGGAACTAGTGTATTTCATGCAGAAAACAGCGTTCTTGTCCCATAAATTTGGTGATTTTCACATGAATACGTGATCATGGCTGAATATTTGGTGATCAatatttttagacattactaTTCTACATTAATTTACATACCAAAAAGAACACTGGTTTTCGTTTGTATTTTAAACTATACCTTTGGTTGGGGGGTACTACAAACAATGAAAGAGAACCAAAGctaaccaaaaagcaaaaagacaaCAAGATGCTTAAGCAGATTCTTCAAAACTGAATGAACATCTAACAACACTTGTAGAGCTTATCCATTATCCAACATTACAATATAAAAATTTCACTATATCCTAGTTACATATAAttctataaacaaaattaaaaaaggctAAAGCAGCATGATATTGTTTCATCATTGATCGGTACTTCTTTTATGAGATGGTCAGCAGTGCTTGAAATTTCTGTGAATGCTTCGAgccattgaagagaaaaagatcTAAAAGATCCTGCAAAAAACAACCAATAAAGCCAAACCCCTTTTTTACAGAATATTGTAACATAACTTCCAGATGCAAAAAACAACCAATAAAGCCAAACCCCTTTTTTTGAGGTCGATTGAAAggcatgataaaaaaaaaaataaaaaaaataaataaataaataaaaatgctgGCTACATATAGTATACATTCTAAATATGCTGCATTGGTTCCTCCAAACACTTAATTGGTGATCGAAGGGAAGGAAatgtaggaaaagaaaaaagttgcaaCTTACAAAGAGTTAAAGAACACAACTTACAATGATATCCTGAACTCATTGTAAATTGCATTCTTGATCAGTTTGATATTGGAACCACCatgtgcaaaaagaaaaagaaaaaaggcacaTATTCACACCGCAAGGAATCATTGTGTCTAGAACTCAGTTACTATCGATTTGAACAAACTATAGCATAGTTAAATAATAACACAAACCATTGCACcatgaaagttgaaaaaaataatcacTAAATACCAAATTACAGCATAACAAAACACAACCATGGATCCAATACCCTGCTTTAACAAATCCCTTCATGgagtttgaaaaatatgaacaaGGAAGGTTTGTATGAATTTGCTCCAATTGCTAATATGTTGAActgatttgaaataattttttttttttttttagatgaataaaagCTTTCATAGAACAATCaaattattgaagaaaaaaaaagattatccAGCACTCTTATTCTCTATTCATTTGACAACAAACTAATCAGTACGAAAAATCTGATGACAtatataaatgattaatttgttGCATTATTgggcatatatattttttattttattttttcatcttatCTGAGTTCCAAGCAAAAACAACATGGCATACTTGTAACTTCTTAATTAGAATAAATTGACATTGTAACCTATAGGGAATTAACCACATAGAAAATTCTATCACAAACCAAAACTCTCTTCTGGCACTGCCAAACATACACTTCATTTGGTTATTAAGAAAACgtagaggaagaaaaatattcaaaatagaTTTATGAAAGCTATTAAGATTATTTTAGTATTCAATCATACAAGCAAAGTGCCAATCATAGGATTGAGAAAATTAATAGCGACCCAGATATATACTACCTTAATTTACATCAAAAGACCTACAagaatgtttaaaaaattgaatgtgttattttatataattctCTAAATCGCAAATACTGCTTAATGAAACCAAAACAATATAACTCACCATAAAAGAAGATGGTTTACGAGCAacataaacttttttaaaagtttttttttaaaaaaattcacaattatGCAGGAGCCACTTCAAAATTTCGCTTAAAGAATTAAAGGGCTTGTGGGGCTACGGCCCCCACTGGCCCTAATGTGGCTCCGCCACTACACATAAGGAAGTGAAAATGAGTGTATTATTagtctttttttaataaaatattaacctCTCATTAGttcatttataataatattaacctCTCATTAACCTATCTGTAAGCATGAACAAATGTGTGTATAATTAGTTGTATGTATAGTAGTGGGAGTCAAAATTTGAAGCCATTGGCCGATTTATTGTAGCAGAAGACAAGAAAGAGAAGCTCAATCAAGTGGCCAAAAACAAGGCAATTTCGTGATAAGCATCATTTCCATTTTCCAATCCCACACGCATAATTTTCACAAACACTGTTCTGTTTTACTCGTAATTTCTTGTGCGTAGCCAGTAAATTAGTCCAAATCCACGAAAATCTACAAAATTTCTGAAATCTACTAGCCAGCTCAGTGGAGCATTTTATCAAGCACCTTGTGTGCAAtggaaaaacaacccaaaaattataataaagcaAAATGCAAAGCAAAACAACAAAGCTGCAAAACCATAGTTCACGTAgcagccaaaacaaaaaaagaacaaaaaaaccccaaatcaaaatttcaaacagaatgtagcagcaaaaaagaaaaaaaaaaaaaaatacctgcccGCCGGAGAGAAGATCTGCCGGAGACAGAGCTGGACTGGGATGAGATCTGCCGGACGACAGAGGACGCCGGACGCCGGACGCCGACAGAGAACGGCGAAGAGAAGGGCGGACGTCGGACGCCGAGAGAGAACGGCGAAGAGAGGGAGcccgccggagagagagagagagagagctggagaagtagaagaagaagcgggcgctggagagagagatttgtgGAGAGGATCTGCCGGAGCTGGAGAGGATCTGCCGGCGACGGGATCTGCACggagagaaatttgagagagagagggactggGCAGTGGCTCGGTTGAgggaaattttgattttccctCTCTCGCATGTCTTCTTCTAGCCGCAggaaccaaaacacaaaaaaaaacaataaaatatgctTGCCACGTAGGACtgttgtgtgagagttgtgaGGCTTTTGTGTATAGATCATATCTCTTCTCAATTTcctctgtttttgttgttgagAAAGTTGATCCATTAACTCATAATCAACATTTTCCCTTTATTTAGCGGGGGTAATATGgttttatacttatttaatttgGTCAAATGTTGGAGGACTTATCACTGGTAACCCAGATGAACTCTAAAAGTGAGGATTCATTTGCAAGAGTCATCATTCTGACCTCCATTAATTTTCAGTCTTGTAAAGCAAATAAGCaagaaattttttctcaaacattttttggccctttaatttatttatttctccatttttttccccctctttcTGGGTAAGGAAAGAGAGTGGGAAGAAGGGGTACGCTGCTTCCACGTGCTTGCTatacaaattttgaaaagaattgaAGGAGGTTCAAGAatttatatacacataattTAGATTGTACTTAAGTCACGTAGAATATTTAGAATCGTTAGGTATTACCATGCTCTCCAACCGACATCCATGACGACTCACTTTATCGAGATTGATCCAATAgaaattatttatcttttggTGACTTCACTCATTTATTAATATTCATTGATTTAATACTATGATCATACATTATACCAAGAAATTTTCTTCTAGCCTAAAAGTCGCCCCCATGTAACTTGACTACAAAGTCACGAACTCATTTGATTCTATGCTCGATACGGTGATTGGCTATGATATATACTAAAGGATGCAAACCTTTATAGAACTCACCTTTAAAACCGATTTAAAAAGCCGGACTATCCAGAAAATTATATACAGTTTATTAACATATACT encodes:
- the LOC133873911 gene encoding UDP-glycosyltransferase 73C11-like, encoding MAQGHMIPMMDIAKLLAQRGVVVTVVTTTHNAARFEPSIARAIQSGLQIQVIPLHLPCEEAGIPEGCDNLDKLPSLQLAMNFFTSTTMLQKPVEKLFEEMAPRPSCIISDMCLPWTADVARKFHIPRFSFLGIGCFCLLCWHNLRVHKPHETISSESEYFVLPGLPDHIEFTKSQLALSADPEIENFCKLTVEADLASYGVLVNTFQELEPEYVKEYRKTREDKVWCIGPVSLCNVDNLDKAERGNKASIEEYECSKWLDAGEPCSVLYACLGSLCNLITSQLIELGLGLEASKKPFIWVIRGSAKSSQELEKWISEDRFEERIKGRGLLIRGWAPQLLILSHPSVGGFLTHCGWNSTIEAICAGVPMLTWPLFGDQFLNEKLVVQVRKIGVRVGVEDTVKWGEEEKTGVLVEKENVKAAIDMLMDEGEEREERRKRARELGEMAKSAVEDGGSSHKDMTLLIQEIMRQASCEESTLTDVY
- the LOC133873523 gene encoding UDP-glycosyltransferase 73C11-like, which gives rise to MSNTDAMASDHQTHQLHFILFPLMAQGHLIPMIDMAKMLAQRGVTVTVVIISHNAALLEKSMALSVESGLHIRVILLQLPCQEAGIPEDCDTIDKLLSNGLSATFFTSTSMLKQRVEKLFEELAPQPSCILSDLCLPWTADIACKFHIPRFSFLTVSCFCLLCLHSLRIHSKVLDRTSSESEYFVLPGLPDHLQFTKSQLAFSNDPDPAMKKFNEQMVAAELASYGAIVNTFRELEPAYIKEYSRTRKGKVLCVGPVSLCNKNKLWKAERGNKASIEAYECLKWLDSQKTCSVVYACFGSLCNLTPSQLTELGLGLEESNKPFIWVIREAKNSEELEKWILEDGFEERVKGRGLLIRGWAPQLLILSHPSVGGFFTHCGWNSTIEAISTGVPMLTWPLFGDQFINEKLVVQVLKLGVTIGVEDPEKWGEEEKTGVLVEKENVKEAICMLMDEGEEGEQRRKRARELGEKAKRAVEDGGSSHQDMTLLIQDIMLQAGCEESA
- the LOC133873522 gene encoding UDP-glycosyltransferase 73C4-like, with the protein product MFHFPLSATTPHRNGQQLHFVMIPLISPGHLIPMTDMARLFAERGAVITIVTTPLNAIRLRPAISRANESGRCIRLLQLQFPLHEAGLPEGCENMDAIPSRSLFRNFYAAASKLQQPLEQLLEEMEPRPSCLIADNNLAWTADVADKFHIPRLLFDGTSCFNLLCCHNLQASTFLESVSGSDQPFTVPGLPDQIELTKAQLPSGFNPSMHDFRDLQAKIRASGERAYGVVVNSFEELESEYVKAYRNAKGDKSVWCIGAVSLSNKADLDKAQRGNSSSIDENQCLKWLDSLPQSSVVYACLGSLSRLPPSQLIELGLGLEASNSPFIWVLRGDENGGEMEKWILEEGFEEKTKGRGLLIRGWAPQVLILSLPAIGGFLTHCGWNSTLEGVCAGVPMVTWPIFAEQFFNEKLVVQVLKIGERVGNEIAVPLGEEGRYGVLVNKEQVREAIGKIMTEGKEREDRRERSSKLAEMAKKATEEGGSSYLDITLLMEDIRKLAIGHQA